A genomic window from Maylandia zebra isolate NMK-2024a linkage group LG20, Mzebra_GT3a, whole genome shotgun sequence includes:
- the LOC143414400 gene encoding uncharacterized protein LOC143414400: MAAIELALEERVSLLYVLWRAEQQRKRRPRRTWVHQVLQRHEQFGEFHHLLQELRLDDGRFQRYHRHSLGQFEDLLSLVGPSIARLDTNYRRSIPPAERLSVCLRFLVTGDSFRTIVFSFRVGVSTVSQITPQAATSIWDCLVDDFMAVPSPGDWRSITEGFQERWNFPLCCAALDGKHVQTKAPHISYRRHTH; this comes from the exons atggcagctatcgagttagcgcttgaagagagagtctcccttctctatgtactgtggagagcagagcagcagcgtaaaagacgtcctcgccgtacctgggtccatcaggtcctccagaggcatgagcagtttggtgagtttcaccacttgctccaggagctgcgcctggatgacggccgattccagcgctatcaccgtcattcactcggccagtttgaggacctgctttccctcgtcggtcccagcatcgcccgcctagacaccaactacaggcgctcaatcccacctgcagagcgcctgtccgtctgcctgag gttccttgtcaccggggactccttcaggaccatcgtgttcagtttcagagtcggtgtgtccacggtgagccagatcaccccccaggcagcgacgtccatctgggactgtctagtggacgacttcatggctgtgccttcacctggagactggcgctccatcacagagggattccaggagcgctggaactttcctctgtgctgtgcagctctggatgggaagcacgtccagacaaaggcaccccatatatcatataggagacacacacattga
- the LOC143412316 gene encoding uncharacterized protein LOC143412316: MVQTSKYFLKCLFYYHLFPFVHSDALQQHAFEEEEVLIDQQVCNQERNSSLNQEKPENPQIKEEKEELGSSQKGEQLGLKQEADTFMVTPAYEESAYSKPEPNSEQLLSHSSPEAETRDNEKSQHVVSGTTRNTELNERRHSQRVDNLPVSSSKSRTDIKNKSVQCEVCGKTLQDEYNMITHLRVHTGEKPYSCSTCGKRFADLSTFKKHKRIHKGEKPYSCGTCGKTFATSLEVKKHTKSHTGEKPYPCSTCGKRFATLSKVKTHTRIHTGEKPYSCSTCGKRFADLSTLKKHKRIHTGEKPYSCSTCGKSFADLSTFKTHMRIHTGEKPYSCSTCEKRFASSSTFKRHMRIHTGEFSYLPFSEDNRIVKKQHSLN, encoded by the coding sequence ATGGTTCAGACCAGTAAATATTTtctcaaatgtttgttttactaTCATCTTTTCCCCTTTGTGCATTCAGATGCCCTACAGCAGCATGCTTTTGAGGAAGAGGAGGTTCTTATAGACCAGCAGGTCTGTAACCAGGAGAGGAACTCCAGTCTGAACCAGGAGAAACCAGAGAAtccacagattaaagaggaaaaggaggaacTTGGCAGCAGTCAGAAGGGAGAGCAGCTTGGGCTGAAGCAGGAGGCTGATACCTTCATGGTGACACCCGCTTATGAGGAAAGTGCCTACAGTAAACCAGAACCAAACAGTGAGCAGCTCCTTTCTCACAGCTCTCCTGAAGCAGAGACCCGAGATAATGAAAAAAGTCAGCATGTGGTCTCAGGAACTACTAGAAATACAGAGCTGAATGAGAGACGTCACAGTCAAAGAGTAGACAACCTTCCTGTGTCATCGAGTAAAAGTAGAACGGACATAAAGAACAAGTCTGTACAATGTGAagtgtgtggaaaaactttACAGGATGAATACAATATGATTACACATCTAAGAGTTCACACAGGTGAAAAGCCGTATTCCtgtagcacctgtgggaaaagatttgCTGACTTATCAACATTCAAAAAACACAAGAGAATTCACAAAGGTGAGAAGCCGTATTCTTGTGGCACCTgtgggaaaacatttgctaCTTCATTAGAAGTCAAAAAACACACGAAaagtcacacaggtgagaagccgtaCCCTTGTAGtacctgtgggaaaagatttgCTACCTTATCAAAGGTCAAAACACACACgagaattcacacaggtgagaagccgtattcctgtagcacctgtgggaaaagatttgCTGACTTATCAACATTGAAAAAACACAAgagaattcacacaggtgagaaaccgtattcttgtagcacctgtgggaaaagTTTTGCTGACTTATCAACATTCAAAACACACATgagaattcacacaggtgaaaaGCCGTATTCTTGTAGCACCTGTGAGAAAAGATTTGCTTCCTCATCAACATTCAAAAGACACATgagaattcacacaggtgaaTTCTCCTATCTCCCCTTCTCTGAAGATAACCGTATTGTGAAGAAGCAGCATAGCTTGAACTAA